In one Aquabacterium sp. OR-4 genomic region, the following are encoded:
- the acnB gene encoding bifunctional aconitate hydratase 2/2-methylisocitrate dehydratase, whose product MLQAYRQHVAERATLGIPPLPLTAAQVSELIELIKAPPAGEDAFLLDLLTHRVPPGVDDAAKVKASFLAAVAHGELKVGLVSKAKATELLGTMVGGYNVHPLIELLDDAEVAGVAAAALKKTLLMFDFFNDVAAKAKAGNAHAKDVMQSWADGEWFTSRPEVPKSITVTVFKVPGETNTDDLSPAPDAWSRPDIPLHYLAMLKNTRTDAAFKPEEDGKRGPMQFIEDLKKKGHLVAYVGDVVGTGSSRKSATNSVIWATGQDIPFVPNKRFGGVTLGGKIAPIFFNTQEDSGSLPIEVDVSKLEMGDVIDVLPYDGKITKDGQTVVEFKLKSDVLFDEVRAGGRINLIIGRSLTAKAREFLGLGASTLFRLPAAPVATQAGFTLAQKMVGRAVGLPEGQGVRPGTYCEPRMTTVGSQDTTGPMTRDELKDLACLGFSADLVMQSFCHTAAYPKPVDAKMHRELPPFISSRGGVALRPGDGVIHSWLNRLLLPDTVGTGGDSHTRFPIGISFPAGSGLVAFGAATGVMPLDMPESVLVRFKGSMQPGVTLRDLVHAIPMYALKAGLLTVAKAGKKNVFSGRILEIEGLPDLKVEQAFELSDASAERSAAGCTIQLNKEPVAEYLKSNIVLMKNMIADGYADAKTLARRIEKVEAWLASPNLLAADANAEYAAVIEIDLAEITEPIVCCPNDPDDAKSLSEVAGTKIDEAFIGSCMTNIGHFRAAATVLGGARDIPVKLWIAPPTKMDAAELMKEGHYANFGTAGARTEMPGCSLCMGNQAQVKEGATVISTSTRNFPNRLGKNTNVFLGSAELAAVASKLGKLPSKDEYLAATGVITAKADQIYKYMNFDQIGEYADVAKGVTA is encoded by the coding sequence ATGCTGCAAGCCTACCGCCAACACGTGGCCGAACGTGCCACCCTCGGCATCCCCCCGCTGCCGCTGACCGCAGCCCAAGTTTCCGAGCTGATCGAGCTGATCAAGGCGCCGCCCGCGGGCGAAGACGCCTTTTTGCTGGATCTGCTGACCCACCGCGTGCCGCCGGGCGTGGATGACGCGGCCAAGGTCAAGGCCAGCTTCCTGGCCGCCGTGGCGCACGGCGAGCTGAAGGTGGGCCTGGTCTCCAAGGCCAAGGCCACCGAGCTGCTGGGCACCATGGTGGGCGGCTACAACGTGCACCCGCTGATCGAGCTGCTCGACGATGCCGAGGTGGCTGGCGTGGCCGCTGCCGCGCTGAAGAAGACGCTGCTGATGTTCGACTTCTTCAACGACGTTGCCGCCAAGGCCAAGGCGGGCAACGCCCACGCCAAGGACGTGATGCAGAGCTGGGCCGATGGCGAGTGGTTCACCTCGCGCCCCGAGGTGCCCAAGAGCATCACCGTCACCGTGTTCAAGGTGCCCGGCGAGACCAACACCGACGACCTGAGCCCGGCGCCCGACGCCTGGAGCCGCCCCGACATCCCGCTGCACTACCTGGCGATGCTGAAGAACACGCGCACCGACGCGGCCTTCAAGCCCGAGGAAGATGGCAAGCGCGGCCCGATGCAGTTCATCGAGGACCTGAAGAAGAAGGGCCACCTGGTGGCCTACGTGGGCGACGTGGTGGGCACCGGCTCCAGCCGCAAGAGCGCCACCAACTCGGTGATCTGGGCCACCGGCCAGGACATCCCCTTCGTGCCGAACAAGCGCTTCGGCGGCGTCACGCTGGGCGGCAAGATCGCCCCGATCTTCTTCAACACGCAAGAGGATTCGGGCTCGCTGCCGATCGAGGTGGACGTGTCCAAGCTCGAGATGGGCGACGTGATCGACGTGCTGCCCTACGACGGCAAGATCACCAAAGACGGCCAGACGGTGGTCGAGTTCAAGCTCAAGAGCGACGTGCTCTTTGACGAAGTGCGCGCCGGCGGCCGCATCAACCTGATCATCGGCCGCTCGCTCACCGCCAAGGCACGCGAGTTCCTGGGCCTGGGCGCGAGCACCCTGTTCCGCCTGCCGGCCGCCCCGGTGGCCACGCAGGCCGGCTTCACGCTGGCGCAAAAGATGGTGGGCCGCGCCGTGGGTCTGCCCGAGGGCCAGGGCGTGCGCCCGGGCACCTACTGCGAGCCGCGCATGACCACCGTGGGCAGCCAGGACACCACCGGCCCCATGACCCGCGACGAGCTGAAGGACCTGGCCTGCCTGGGCTTCAGCGCGGACCTGGTGATGCAGAGCTTCTGCCACACCGCGGCCTACCCCAAGCCGGTGGACGCCAAGATGCACCGCGAGCTGCCGCCCTTCATCAGCAGCCGCGGCGGCGTGGCCCTGCGCCCGGGCGACGGCGTGATCCACAGCTGGCTCAACCGCCTGCTGCTGCCCGACACCGTGGGCACCGGCGGCGACAGCCACACCCGCTTCCCCATCGGCATCAGCTTCCCGGCCGGCTCGGGCCTGGTGGCCTTTGGCGCGGCCACCGGCGTGATGCCGCTGGACATGCCCGAATCGGTGCTGGTGCGCTTCAAGGGCAGCATGCAGCCTGGCGTGACCCTGCGTGACCTGGTGCATGCCATCCCGATGTACGCCCTCAAGGCCGGCCTGCTCACCGTGGCCAAGGCCGGCAAGAAGAACGTGTTCTCGGGCCGCATCCTCGAGATCGAAGGCCTGCCCGACCTGAAGGTGGAGCAAGCCTTCGAGCTGAGCGACGCCTCGGCCGAGCGCAGCGCCGCCGGCTGCACCATCCAGCTCAACAAGGAGCCGGTGGCCGAGTACCTCAAGAGCAACATCGTTCTGATGAAGAACATGATTGCCGACGGCTACGCCGACGCCAAGACCCTGGCCCGCCGCATCGAGAAGGTCGAGGCCTGGCTGGCCAGCCCCAACCTGCTGGCCGCCGACGCCAACGCCGAGTACGCCGCGGTGATCGAGATCGACCTGGCCGAGATCACCGAGCCGATCGTCTGCTGTCCGAACGACCCGGACGATGCCAAGTCCCTCAGCGAAGTGGCCGGCACCAAGATCGACGAGGCCTTCATCGGCAGCTGCATGACCAACATCGGCCACTTCCGCGCAGCGGCCACGGTGCTGGGCGGCGCGCGCGACATCCCGGTGAAGCTGTGGATCGCCCCGCCGACCAAGATGGACGCGGCCGAGCTGATGAAGGAAGGCCACTACGCCAACTTCGGCACCGCCGGTGCGCGCACCGAGATGCCCGGCTGCAGCCTGTGCATGGGCAACCAGGCCCAGGTGAAGGAAGGCGCGACCGTCATCTCGACGTCGACCCGCAACTTCCCGAACCGCCTGGGCAAGAACACCAACGTGTTCCTGGGCTCGGCCGAGCTGGCCGCCGTGGCCTCCAAGCTGGGCAAGCTGCCCAGCAAGGACGAGTACCTGGCCGCCACCGGCGTGATCACCGCCAAGGCCGACCAGATCTACAAGTACATGAACTTCGACCAGATCGGCGAGTACGCGGATGTGGCCAAGGGCGTGACGGCCTGA
- a CDS encoding HpcH/HpaI aldolase/citrate lyase family protein, whose protein sequence is MTPSLLPQQALVDDGDAAPDIPVCDHYCGTEPRMRKALALQAELGPVFDITLDCEDGAPVGAEAAHAQLCAELALSADNRFGRVGVRVHPVDHASFEADLDTLIGRAGDRLAFVMVPKPRHLADAQQAMALIEQTARRHGRGQALPVHMLVETHGALRDVQAIAQLPRIQSLSFGLMDFVSAHRGAIPHTAMGVQGQFTHPLVVRAKLEIAAACHAAAKVPSHCVVTEFKDAQALAAAATRAAREFGYTRMWSIHPDQIRVIVDAFSPSTAEVDQALEILLAAQAAQWAPIRHRHAGQDQLHDRASYRYFWQVLLRARRTGQPLPAEAALALFGQAA, encoded by the coding sequence ATGACCCCATCCCTGCTGCCCCAACAGGCCCTCGTCGACGACGGTGACGCGGCGCCCGACATCCCGGTGTGTGACCACTATTGCGGCACCGAGCCGCGCATGCGCAAGGCGCTGGCGCTGCAGGCCGAGCTGGGCCCGGTGTTCGACATCACGCTCGATTGCGAAGATGGCGCACCGGTGGGCGCCGAGGCCGCGCATGCGCAGCTGTGCGCCGAGCTGGCGCTGTCGGCCGACAACCGCTTCGGCCGCGTGGGTGTGCGGGTGCATCCGGTCGACCATGCCAGCTTCGAGGCCGATCTCGACACGCTGATCGGCCGCGCCGGTGACCGCCTGGCCTTTGTGATGGTGCCCAAGCCACGCCACCTGGCCGATGCGCAGCAGGCCATGGCCCTGATCGAGCAGACCGCGCGCCGCCACGGCCGCGGCCAGGCCCTGCCGGTGCACATGCTGGTCGAGACCCACGGCGCGCTGCGCGATGTGCAGGCCATCGCCCAGCTGCCGCGCATCCAGAGCCTGTCGTTCGGGCTGATGGACTTCGTCTCGGCGCACCGCGGCGCGATTCCGCACACCGCCATGGGCGTGCAGGGCCAGTTCACGCACCCGCTGGTGGTGCGCGCCAAGCTCGAGATCGCCGCCGCCTGCCATGCCGCGGCCAAGGTGCCCTCGCACTGCGTGGTCACCGAGTTCAAGGACGCCCAGGCGCTGGCCGCGGCCGCCACCCGCGCCGCGCGCGAGTTCGGCTACACGCGCATGTGGAGCATCCACCCCGACCAGATCCGCGTCATCGTCGACGCCTTCTCGCCCAGCACGGCCGAGGTCGACCAGGCGCTCGAGATCCTGCTGGCCGCGCAGGCGGCGCAATGGGCGCCGATCCGCCACCGCCATGCCGGCCAGGACCAGCTGCACGACCGCGCCAGCTACCGCTACTTCTGGCAGGTGCTGCTGCGCGCGCGCCGCACCGGCCAGCCCTTGCCGGCCGAAGCGGCGCTGGCCCTGTTCGGGCAGGCCGCATGA
- a CDS encoding malate dehydrogenase has product MSKKPVRVAVTGAAGQIGYALLFRIASGEMLGKDQPVILQLLEIADEKAQNALKGVIMELEDCAFPLLAGIEAHSDPMTAFKDTDYALLVGARPRGPGMERADLLAANAQIFTAQGKALDKVASRNVRVLVVGNPANTNAYIAMKSAPSLPAKNFTAMLRLDHNRAASQIAAKMGIAVGDIEKLAVWGNHSPTMYADYRFATVNGKSVKDAINDHDWNANTFLPTVGKRGAAIIAARGLSSAASAANAAIDHMRDWALGTNGKWVTMGIPSKGEYGIPAEVMFGYPVTCEGGEYKIVEGLPIDAFSQECINKTLAELQGEQDGVKHLL; this is encoded by the coding sequence ATGAGCAAGAAGCCCGTTCGCGTCGCCGTCACTGGCGCCGCCGGCCAGATCGGTTACGCCCTGCTGTTCCGCATTGCCTCGGGCGAAATGCTCGGCAAGGACCAGCCGGTGATCCTGCAGCTGCTGGAGATCGCCGACGAGAAGGCCCAGAACGCGCTGAAGGGCGTGATCATGGAGCTGGAAGACTGCGCGTTCCCGCTGCTGGCCGGCATCGAGGCCCACAGCGACCCGATGACCGCCTTCAAGGACACCGACTACGCCCTGCTGGTGGGTGCCCGTCCGCGCGGCCCCGGCATGGAGCGCGCCGACCTGCTGGCCGCCAACGCCCAGATCTTCACCGCCCAGGGCAAGGCCCTGGACAAGGTGGCCTCGCGCAACGTGCGCGTGCTGGTGGTGGGCAACCCGGCCAACACCAACGCCTACATCGCGATGAAGTCGGCCCCCAGCCTGCCGGCCAAGAACTTCACCGCCATGCTGCGCCTGGACCACAACCGCGCCGCCAGCCAGATTGCCGCCAAGATGGGCATCGCCGTGGGCGACATCGAGAAGCTGGCCGTGTGGGGCAACCACTCGCCCACCATGTACGCCGACTACCGCTTTGCCACCGTCAACGGCAAGAGCGTCAAGGACGCCATCAACGACCACGACTGGAACGCCAACACCTTCCTGCCCACGGTGGGCAAGCGCGGTGCGGCCATCATCGCCGCGCGCGGCCTGTCGTCGGCCGCCTCGGCCGCCAACGCCGCCATCGACCACATGCGCGACTGGGCGCTGGGCACCAACGGCAAGTGGGTGACCATGGGCATCCCGTCCAAGGGCGAGTACGGCATCCCCGCCGAGGTGATGTTCGGCTACCCGGTCACCTGCGAAGGTGGCGAGTACAAGATCGTCGAAGGCCTGCCGATCGACGCCTTCTCGCAAGAGTGCATCAACAAGACCCTGGCCGAGCTGCAGGGCGAGCAGGACGGCGTCAAGCACCTGCTGTAA
- a CDS encoding bifunctional 2',3'-cyclic-nucleotide 2'-phosphodiesterase/3'-nucleotidase, with protein MTAASRPTHRSRAAAPARGHRLATRRALAALATLAGLVSALPAAAAELKLRLLETTDLHMNLLAWDYYQDKPTDEYGLARTATLIKAARAEARNSLLFDNGDLLQGSPLGDYVARVKPLAAGAVHPAYKVLNALGVDAANIGNHEFNFGLPFLRQAIAGAAFPYVSANVTLDDGDGNPANDKPAFTPYVLLERSLTDETGAKRTLKVGVIGFVPPQIMTWDRAQLTGQLTVQDIQETARRYVPEMRAKGADLVVAIPHSGFERGETPRFAENSVARLSEIAGIDAILFGHSHGEFPSRFFANHAKVDLARGTINGVPAVMPGRWGDHLGVIDLVLDDSSGAWKIKDSRAEIRAIRDRATRKPLVEADPMVAQLVAAEHEATLRYVRGEVARSTAPITSFFAQVADDPSVQLVNNAQIAYAKRALAGTEHEGLPIVSAAAPFKSGGRMGWSYYTEIPAGTLSIRHIADLYIYPNTIKAVRLSGAQVREWLEMSAGAFRRIDAAGPAEQALIDERFVPYNFDMIDGLSYRIDVTQPARYDLAGKLVAPEARRIVDLRHQGQPVKDDAPFIVVTNNYRAAGGGSFPGLDGRQIVMDSADENREAVAQYLRSAGTLDPSADGNWRIQPVPGVKLRFSSSAAAIAQLPRTPQVRLVKDNGDGSALFELAN; from the coding sequence ATGACCGCTGCATCCCGCCCCACCCACCGATCACGCGCCGCCGCCCCGGCGCGGGGCCACCGCCTGGCCACCCGGCGTGCACTGGCCGCACTGGCCACGCTGGCCGGCCTGGTGAGCGCCCTGCCCGCCGCCGCCGCCGAACTGAAGCTGCGCCTGCTGGAAACCACCGACCTGCACATGAACCTGCTGGCCTGGGACTACTACCAGGACAAGCCCACCGACGAATACGGCCTGGCACGCACCGCCACGCTGATCAAGGCCGCACGCGCCGAGGCCCGCAACAGCCTGCTGTTCGACAACGGCGACCTGCTGCAGGGCTCGCCGCTGGGCGACTACGTGGCGCGCGTCAAGCCGCTGGCCGCCGGCGCGGTGCACCCGGCCTACAAGGTGCTCAACGCGCTGGGCGTGGACGCCGCCAACATCGGCAACCACGAGTTCAACTTCGGCCTGCCCTTCTTGCGCCAGGCCATCGCCGGCGCGGCGTTTCCGTATGTCAGCGCCAATGTCACGCTCGACGATGGCGACGGCAACCCGGCCAATGACAAGCCCGCCTTCACGCCCTATGTGCTGCTGGAGCGCAGCCTCACCGACGAGACCGGCGCCAAGCGCACGCTCAAGGTCGGCGTGATCGGTTTCGTGCCGCCGCAGATCATGACCTGGGACCGCGCCCAGCTCACCGGCCAGCTCACGGTGCAGGACATCCAGGAAACCGCGCGCCGCTATGTGCCCGAGATGCGCGCCAAGGGTGCCGACCTCGTGGTGGCCATTCCGCACTCGGGCTTCGAGCGTGGCGAGACGCCGCGATTTGCCGAGAACTCGGTGGCCCGCTTGTCCGAGATCGCCGGCATCGACGCCATCCTGTTCGGCCATTCGCATGGCGAGTTCCCCAGCCGTTTCTTCGCCAACCACGCGAAGGTGGATCTGGCCCGCGGCACGATCAACGGCGTGCCGGCGGTGATGCCCGGCCGCTGGGGCGATCACCTGGGCGTGATCGACCTGGTGCTCGACGACAGCTCGGGCGCCTGGAAGATCAAGGACAGCCGCGCCGAGATCCGCGCCATCCGCGACCGTGCCACGCGCAAGCCGCTGGTCGAGGCCGATCCGATGGTGGCGCAGCTGGTGGCCGCCGAGCACGAGGCCACGCTGCGTTATGTGCGCGGCGAGGTGGCGCGCAGCACGGCGCCGATCACCAGCTTTTTTGCCCAGGTGGCCGACGACCCCTCGGTGCAGCTGGTGAACAACGCGCAGATCGCCTACGCGAAGCGCGCGCTGGCCGGCACCGAACACGAAGGCCTGCCCATCGTCTCGGCCGCCGCGCCCTTCAAGTCGGGCGGCCGCATGGGCTGGAGCTACTACACCGAGATCCCGGCCGGCACGCTGTCGATCCGCCACATCGCCGATCTCTACATCTACCCCAACACCATCAAGGCGGTCAGGCTCAGCGGCGCCCAGGTGCGTGAATGGCTGGAGATGTCGGCCGGTGCCTTTCGCCGCATCGATGCCGCCGGCCCGGCCGAACAGGCGCTGATCGACGAACGCTTCGTGCCCTACAACTTCGACATGATCGACGGCCTGAGCTACCGCATCGATGTCACCCAGCCTGCGCGTTATGACCTGGCCGGCAAGCTGGTGGCGCCCGAGGCGCGGCGCATCGTCGACCTGCGCCACCAGGGCCAGCCGGTGAAGGACGATGCGCCCTTCATCGTGGTGACCAACAACTACCGCGCCGCCGGCGGCGGCAGCTTTCCGGGCCTGGACGGTCGCCAGATCGTGATGGACAGCGCCGACGAGAACCGCGAGGCCGTGGCCCAGTACCTGCGCTCTGCCGGCACGCTGGACCCCAGCGCCGACGGCAACTGGCGCATCCAGCCGGTGCCGGGCGTCAAGCTGCGCTTCAGCTCCAGCGCCGCCGCCATCGCCCAGCTGCCGCGCACGCCGCAGGTGCGCCTGGTCAAGGACAACGGCGACGGCTCGGCGCTGTTCGAGCTGGCGAACTGA
- a CDS encoding Rieske 2Fe-2S domain-containing protein, translated as MAFQTLCKQRYLGEGESVPFMLAGQELLVVWPDGGQPRAFAGVCPHEQQSLVNNSQFNGRTLVCTVHGWVFDGRNGQGLRPEGCALDEYPLRLTADGLVEVDLDARG; from the coding sequence ATGGCGTTTCAGACCCTGTGCAAGCAGCGCTACCTGGGTGAAGGCGAATCGGTGCCCTTCATGCTGGCGGGCCAGGAGCTGCTGGTGGTGTGGCCCGATGGCGGCCAGCCGCGCGCCTTTGCCGGCGTGTGCCCGCACGAGCAGCAATCGCTGGTGAACAACTCGCAGTTCAACGGCCGCACGCTGGTGTGCACGGTGCACGGCTGGGTGTTTGACGGCCGCAACGGCCAGGGCCTGCGGCCCGAGGGCTGCGCGCTCGACGAATACCCGTTGCGCCTCACCGCCGACGGCCTGGTGGAAGTGGATCTGGACGCGCGTGGCTGA
- a CDS encoding GntR family transcriptional regulator, whose translation MPALPALPHAAAAAEAGESGPAGPAFAPLYQQIKALLTRELQAGTWKPAEAIPSELELAARYKVSQGTVRKAIDELAAENLLVRRQGKGTFVATHAEQHIQYRFLRLMPDDGSDQRLARRLLDCRRARAPADVARALAIKSGDAVVQLRRLLLAPDKTVQPAGERPVVLDEIWLPGVLFKGLTAERLADYKGPMYGMFETEFGVRMIRAEERIRALPADAADAELLAVPAGTPLLSVERLSFTYDDKPVELRRGLYNTSGHFYRNELS comes from the coding sequence ATGCCTGCGTTGCCTGCCCTGCCACATGCCGCCGCCGCTGCCGAGGCCGGCGAGTCCGGCCCGGCCGGGCCGGCCTTCGCGCCGCTGTACCAGCAGATCAAGGCGCTGCTGACCCGCGAGTTGCAGGCCGGCACCTGGAAGCCGGCCGAGGCCATTCCCAGTGAGCTGGAGCTGGCCGCGCGCTACAAGGTCAGCCAGGGCACGGTGCGCAAGGCCATCGACGAGCTGGCGGCCGAGAACCTGCTGGTGCGCCGCCAGGGCAAGGGCACCTTCGTGGCCACGCATGCCGAGCAGCACATCCAGTACCGCTTTCTGCGCCTGATGCCCGACGACGGCAGCGACCAGCGCCTGGCGCGGCGCCTGCTGGACTGCCGGCGCGCCCGCGCCCCGGCCGACGTGGCCCGCGCGCTGGCGATCAAGAGCGGCGATGCCGTGGTGCAGCTGCGCCGCCTGCTGCTGGCGCCCGACAAGACCGTGCAGCCCGCCGGCGAGCGCCCGGTGGTGCTCGACGAGATCTGGCTGCCTGGCGTGCTGTTCAAGGGCCTCACGGCCGAGCGCCTGGCCGACTACAAGGGCCCGATGTACGGCATGTTCGAGACCGAGTTCGGCGTGCGCATGATCCGTGCCGAGGAGCGCATCCGCGCGCTGCCGGCCGATGCGGCCGACGCCGAGCTGCTGGCCGTGCCCGCCGGCACGCCGCTGCTGAGCGTCGAGCGCCTGTCGTTCACCTATGACGACAAGCCGGTCGAGCTGCGCCGCGGCCTCTACAACACCAGCGGGCATTTCTATCGCAATGAGCTCAGCTGA